In Toxoplasma gondii ME49 chromosome VIII, whole genome shotgun sequence, a single genomic region encodes these proteins:
- a CDS encoding SAM-dependent methyltransferase (encoded by transcript TGME49_273430), whose product MKIASLCQRPLQARQICMHRKASSRLSSLAASRACTFSGSFSSCLSSSSLSVPRLPPSHMPDSSYVVPSSVAGGADSRSPPTADCSFCCSSVVSSTLSPRLRFLASPVKPLLAFWSPLSHVYSSCTSSSLSTVYLGCRRKSFAFVSSPFSSHSASCLERTVPVDGSTSLAPSRTLSSPPLGTGFTLSLRHDAPFVPACLGSSLVATDAQLTAPLLFSRFASTSQLLGVSASSRISPNHACVLHSLRFSSTTHAGKHREDRLSLPAAHVERLRSVSVPHSGFASFSRRRPRASASSFLLQDTPAKRPRLLVKSAAAANLQRGRPWIFRNDVLNADELDVHAPCFVEVAADERGDTSLGVALYNAESTVAARVFCRDRFQRIDEGFLALQLRRAADFRRRHFTHPFYRVCNGEGDDLPGIILDRYGPHFVLQLNAAGLDDFLPVLQPVIEDVFEAELSTLLLRNDSPLRRLEKLPLTKSFLSGYRDTPVELLENGSTFLVDLLEGERTGWNFEQRPTREMLAPLCRRRTVLDLFSHGGAFGIQAATHGASVVVCVHPSSASVELGRRNIEANSFSDCAVHVQADILPFLLQLATDINAHDSQSGGSARNSIGTLPSSAGKDASPSDSRPLLPWLHDSVSRERTAEAVAVARASGIEKFDVVVLEMPSVFSLSASKAADHVGQILRAAVNITAQGGLLLIRVESTAIGRFELLSLIRRTLHVCGEQGRGRGGKIVGEGSLAIDHPINVALPESRHSHSFLIALD is encoded by the exons ATGAAgatcgcttctctctgtcagaGGCCTCTACAGGCCAGGcaaatctgcatgcaccgaaaGGCGAGTTCACgactgtcttctctcgctgcgtctcGTGCCTGTACCTTCTCCGGCTcattttcttcctgtctctcttcttcctctctctctgttccacgtcttcctccttctcacATGCCTGATTCCTCTTATGTAGTACCCTCCTCTGTTGCTGGAGGCGCGGACTCGCGTTCTCCACCGACTGCAGACTGTTCTTTCTGTTGTTCTTCCGTAGTATCTTCcactctttctcctcgtctccggtttctcgcgtctcctgtcaAGCCTCTGTTGGCGTTCTggtctccactttctcaTGTTTACTCATCATGCACGTCGTCCTCACTGTCCACTGTGTATCTCGGTTGTCGCCGGAAGTCGTTTGcattcgtctcttctcctttttcctcgcacTCGGCTTCCTGTCTAGAGAGAACAGTTCCTGTCGACGGTTCGACCTCTCTTGCACCGTCTCGTACTTTgtcttcgccgcctctcggCACTGGTTTCACTCTCTCGCTGAGGCATGACGCCCCCTTTGTTCCCGCCTGCCTGggttcctctctcgttgcAACAGACGCCCAACTCAccgctcctctcctcttctcgcgtttcgcctCGACGTCACAGCTCCttggtgtctctgcttcttcacgGATCTCCCCCAACCATGCTTGTGTACTCCATTCTCTGCGCTTTTCCTCGACAACGCATGCTGGCAAGCATCGCGAAGAcaggctgtctcttcctgccgCGCATGTCGAGAGATTgcgttctgtttctgttcccCACTCTGGctttgcctctttctcgcggCGAAGACCCAGAGCGAGCgcatcttcttttcttctccaggacACACCAGCAAAACGCCCCCGTCTTCTTGTGAAATCAGCCGCAGCGGCGAATCTGCAGAGGGGTCGCCCCTGGATTTTCAGGAACGACGTCCTCAACGCGG ACGAGCTCGACGTGCATGCACCTTGCTTCGTGGAAGTCGCTGCCGATGAACGGGGAGACACCTCCCTCGGCGTGGCTCTGTACAATGCAGAGTCGACCGTCGCCGCCAG AGTGTTTTGTCGCGATCGCTTTCAGAGAATCGACGAAggcttcctcgcgctccaGCTGCGACGTGCTGCGGATTTCCGCCGAAGGCATTTCACACATCCTTTCTACCGCGTCTGCAACGGAGAAGGCGATGACCTCCCAGGCATTATTCTGGATAG GTACGGCCCCCACTTCGTTCTCCAGTTGAATGCCGCAGGGCTCGACGACTTCCTCCCGGTCCTTCAGCCGGTCATCGAAGACGTTTTCGAAGCCGAGCTGTCGACTTTGCTTCTGCGGAATGATTCGCCGTTGAGACGACTGGAAAAACTCCCCTTGACGAAGTCCTTCCTCTCAG GGTATCGCGACACCCCCGTCGAACTTCTTGAAAATGGAAGCACCTTCCTGGTCGATCTCCTTGAAGGCGAAAGAACCGGGTGGAATTTCGAGCAGCGACCCACTCGCGAAATgctcgctcctctctgccgccgccgAACCGTTCTCG ATCTGTTTTCTCACGGAGGCGCGTTCGGCATTCAGGCAGCCACACACGGGGCTTCCGTTGTGGTGTGCGTTCACCCGTCTAGTGCGTCTGTAGAGCTGGGCCGGCGGAACATCGAAGCCAACAGCTTTTCAGATTGCGCAGTTCACGTTCAGGCAGACatccttccttttctgcttcagCTCGCCACAGACATAAACGCCCATGATTCACAGTCAGGAGGTTCTGCACGTAATTCTATCGGAACGCTCCCGTCGTCCGCGGGGAAGGACGCTTCTCCGAGCGACTCCCGGCCACTGTTACCTTGGTTGCATGATTCCGTTTCACGCGAAAGAACTGCAGAAGCGGTTGCAGTCGCGAGAGCCTCCGGCATAGAAAAATTCGACGTTGTCGTGTTGGAGATGCCGTCAGTGTTCTCTTTGTCAGCGTCGAAAGCGGCCGACCACGTTGGACAAATTCTGCGGGCGGCAGTCAATATCACGGCACAGGGGGGGCTTCTTCTCATAAGAGTAGAGAGTACGGCAATAGGGCGCTTTGAACTCCTTTCCCTCATTAGAAG AACACTGCATGTGTGCGGCGAACAAGGAAGAGGCCGTGGAGGAAAAATTGTCGGCGAGGGAAGCCTGGCAATAGACCATCCGATTAACGTTGCGCTCCCTGAATCGCGACATTCTCACTCTTTCCTCATTGCCTTGGACTGA